Proteins from a genomic interval of Lelliottia amnigena:
- the gpmI_1 gene encoding 2,3-bisphosphoglycerate-independent phosphoglycerate mutase, with product MEGGDALIFMNFRADRAREITRAFVNADFDGFARKKVVNLDFIMLTEYAADIKVPCAYPPASLANTLGEWMAKHDKTQLRISETEKYAHVTFFFNGGVEEPFKGEDRILINSPKVATYDLQPEMSSAELTEKLVAAITSGKYDTIICNYPNGDMVGHTGVMEAAVKAVETLDHCVEQVAKAVEAVGGQLLITADHGNAEQMRDPSTGQAHTAHTNLPVPLIYVGEKSLKAVEGGKLSDIAPTMLTLMGMEIPKEMTGKPLFIVE from the coding sequence ATGGAAGGCGGCGATGCGCTGATCTTCATGAACTTCCGTGCCGACCGTGCGCGTGAAATCACCCGTGCATTCGTGAATGCCGATTTTGACGGTTTCGCCCGCAAGAAAGTGGTGAACCTCGACTTCATTATGCTGACCGAATACGCCGCTGATATCAAAGTGCCCTGCGCATATCCACCAGCGTCACTGGCTAACACCCTGGGCGAGTGGATGGCGAAGCACGACAAAACGCAGCTGCGCATTTCCGAAACCGAGAAATACGCGCACGTGACGTTCTTCTTTAACGGCGGCGTAGAAGAGCCGTTCAAAGGCGAAGACCGCATTCTGATTAACTCCCCGAAAGTGGCGACTTACGATCTGCAGCCAGAAATGAGCTCTGCTGAGCTGACTGAAAAACTGGTCGCGGCAATCACAAGCGGCAAATACGACACCATTATCTGTAACTATCCGAACGGCGATATGGTCGGCCATACCGGCGTGATGGAAGCGGCCGTGAAAGCGGTTGAAACGCTGGATCACTGCGTTGAGCAAGTAGCCAAAGCCGTTGAAGCCGTCGGCGGTCAGTTGCTGATCACCGCCGATCACGGTAACGCTGAGCAGATGCGCGATCCGTCGACCGGTCAGGCGCATACGGCGCACACAAACCTGCCTGTTCCGCTGATTTATGTGGGTGAGAAATCTCTGAAAGCGGTGGAAGGCGGTAAGCTTTCTGACATCGCACCAACCATGTTGACGCTGATGGGGATGGAAATCCCGAAAGAGATGACTGGCAAGCCGCTGTTCATCGTGGAATAA
- the tdh gene encoding L-threonine 3-dehydrogenase has product MKALSKLKAEEGIWMTDVPEPEVGHNDLLIKIRKTAICGTDVHIYNWDEWSQKTIPVPMVVGHEYVGEVVGIGQEVKGFKIGDRVSGEGHITCGHCRNCRGGRTHLCRNTVGVGVNRPGCFAEYLVIPAFNAFKIPDNISDDLASIFDPFGNAVHTALSFDLVGEDVLVSGAGPIGIMAAAVAKHVGARNVVITDVNEYRLSLARKMGVTRAVDVSKENLNDVMAELGMTEGFDVGLEMSGAPPAFRSMLDTMNHGGRIAMLGIPPSDMSIDWNKVIFKGLFIKGIYGREMFETWYKMAALIQSGLDLTPIITHHFGIDDFQKGFDAMRSGQSGKVILSWD; this is encoded by the coding sequence ATGAAAGCGTTATCCAAACTGAAAGCCGAAGAAGGGATTTGGATGACCGACGTGCCGGAGCCGGAAGTCGGTCATAACGATCTGCTGATCAAAATTCGCAAAACCGCGATTTGCGGCACTGACGTGCATATCTATAACTGGGACGAATGGTCACAAAAAACCATTCCCGTGCCAATGGTTGTGGGCCACGAATATGTCGGTGAAGTGGTTGGCATTGGCCAGGAAGTGAAAGGTTTCAAAATTGGCGATCGCGTTTCCGGCGAAGGCCACATCACCTGCGGGCATTGCCGTAACTGCCGTGGCGGACGCACGCATTTGTGCCGTAACACCGTGGGCGTGGGCGTGAACCGTCCGGGCTGTTTCGCAGAATATCTGGTGATCCCGGCGTTCAACGCCTTCAAGATCCCGGACAATATTTCTGACGATCTGGCTTCTATCTTCGATCCGTTTGGTAATGCGGTTCACACGGCGTTGTCATTCGATTTGGTCGGCGAAGACGTGCTGGTGTCCGGCGCTGGCCCTATCGGCATTATGGCCGCTGCCGTGGCGAAACACGTTGGTGCACGTAACGTGGTGATCACCGACGTTAACGAATACCGCCTGTCGCTGGCGCGTAAAATGGGTGTCACCCGCGCGGTGGACGTCTCTAAAGAGAACCTGAACGACGTAATGGCTGAGCTGGGCATGACCGAGGGCTTCGACGTCGGTCTGGAAATGTCCGGCGCGCCGCCTGCGTTCCGCTCTATGCTGGATACAATGAACCACGGCGGACGTATCGCCATGCTGGGAATTCCTCCGTCAGATATGTCGATTGACTGGAATAAAGTTATCTTTAAGGGTTTGTTCATCAAGGGCATTTATGGCCGCGAGATGTTTGAAACCTGGTACAAGATGGCGGCACTGATCCAGTCTGGTCTGGATCTGACGCCGATCATTACTCACCATTTCGGAATTGATGATTTCCAGAAAGGCTTTGACGCAATGCGCTCGGGCCAGTCAGGAAAAGTCATTCTGAGCTGGGATTAA
- the yibQ gene encoding protein YibQ, with amino-acid sequence MLQFRRLVLSVVSALALASPVYAGKLAIVIDDFGYRPHNENQVLAMPTAVSVAVLPNAPHAREMATKAHNSGHEVLIHLPMAPLSKQPLEKDTLRPDMSSSEIERIIRDAYGKVPFAVGLNNHMGSAMTSSLFGMQKVMQALERYNLYFLDSMTIGNSQALRASQGTGVKVIKRKVFLDDTQNDADIRAQFNRAVQLARRNGSAIAIGHPHPSTVRVLQQMLPSLPSDITLVRPSDLLNEPQVDTSRPDTSSPPGTNPATKPRNPFKGVTLCKPKQPLEPVYATRFFSVIGESVGQSSLVKYVQHQWQGWGKKA; translated from the coding sequence TTGCTTCAATTTCGTCGTCTTGTTTTATCCGTCGTCAGCGCACTGGCGCTGGCTTCACCGGTTTACGCAGGCAAACTTGCCATCGTCATTGATGATTTCGGTTATCGCCCGCACAACGAAAATCAGGTGCTGGCGATGCCCACTGCCGTCTCCGTTGCCGTGTTACCCAATGCCCCACATGCGCGCGAAATGGCGACCAAAGCCCACAACAGCGGGCACGAAGTGCTGATCCACCTGCCGATGGCCCCCCTCAGTAAACAACCGCTGGAAAAAGACACCTTACGCCCGGACATGAGCAGCAGCGAGATCGAGCGCATTATTCGCGATGCTTATGGCAAAGTTCCCTTTGCGGTTGGGCTGAACAACCACATGGGCAGCGCGATGACGTCCAGCCTGTTCGGCATGCAAAAAGTGATGCAGGCGCTAGAGCGCTACAATCTCTATTTCCTCGACAGCATGACCATTGGCAATAGCCAGGCTCTGCGCGCCTCTCAGGGCACTGGTGTAAAGGTAATTAAGCGCAAAGTCTTCCTGGATGACACGCAGAACGATGCGGATATTCGCGCTCAGTTCAATCGTGCGGTTCAGCTCGCACGCCGCAACGGGTCGGCTATCGCGATTGGGCATCCCCATCCGTCCACCGTGCGCGTCTTGCAGCAAATGCTGCCATCACTGCCATCGGATATCACGCTGGTCCGGCCGAGCGATCTGCTGAATGAGCCGCAAGTGGATACCTCACGGCCAGACACGTCATCGCCGCCTGGCACAAACCCGGCGACAAAACCGCGAAATCCGTTTAAGGGTGTGACCCTCTGCAAGCCGAAACAGCCGCTGGAACCTGTGTATGCCACCCGGTTCTTCTCGGTGATCGGTGAAAGCGTGGGCCAAAGCTCGCTGGTGAAATACGTCCAGCATCAGTGGCAAGGTTGGGGGAAAAAGGCGTAA
- the trmL_1 gene encoding tRNA/rRNA methyltransferase YibK yields MMPDSRSMNLSNAVSVVVYEAWRQLGYAGAVLRS; encoded by the coding sequence ATGATGCCGGATAGCCGCAGCATGAACTTGTCTAACGCGGTGTCGGTCGTGGTGTATGAAGCCTGGCGCCAGTTGGGATATGCCGGCGCCGTGCTCAGAAGCTAG
- the trmL_2 gene encoding tRNA/rRNA methyltransferase YibK yields MLNIVLFEPEIPPNTGNIIRLCANTGFRLHIIEPMGFTWDDKRLRRAGLDYHEFTAVVRHHDYAAFVEAENPQRMFALTTKGTPAHSAVSYQEGDYLMFGPETRGLPATILDVLPAEQKSVFQ; encoded by the coding sequence ATGCTTAACATCGTACTATTCGAACCAGAAATTCCGCCTAATACCGGCAATATCATTCGCCTGTGTGCCAATACCGGTTTTCGTCTGCATATTATTGAGCCGATGGGCTTTACGTGGGACGACAAACGCCTGCGCCGCGCGGGACTGGATTATCATGAATTTACGGCCGTCGTTCGCCATCACGATTACGCGGCCTTTGTGGAAGCGGAAAATCCGCAGCGCATGTTTGCGCTGACGACCAAAGGCACACCGGCGCACAGCGCAGTGAGTTATCAGGAAGGCGATTATCTGATGTTTGGTCCGGAGACGCGTGGCCTGCCAGCCACTATTCTGGATGTCCTGCCCGCTGAGCAAAAATCCGTATTCCAATGA
- the yibN gene encoding rhodanese domain-containing protein, with amino-acid sequence MQEIMQFVSRHPVLSIAWIGLLAAVLFTTFKGLTSKVKVITRGEATRLINKEDAVVVDLRQRDDFRKGHIAGSINLLPAEIKANNVGELDKHKAQPIIVVDGTGMQAQDPASALIKAGFEKVYVLKDGVSGWSGENLPLVRGK; translated from the coding sequence ATGCAAGAAATTATGCAATTTGTTAGCCGCCATCCGGTACTGAGTATCGCGTGGATTGGTTTACTGGCAGCTGTGCTGTTCACCACGTTCAAAGGCCTTACCTCTAAAGTGAAGGTTATCACTCGTGGCGAAGCAACGCGTCTTATCAATAAAGAAGACGCCGTGGTTGTGGATCTGCGTCAGCGTGATGATTTCCGTAAAGGTCATATTGCAGGTTCTATCAATCTGCTGCCTGCTGAAATCAAAGCAAATAATGTTGGTGAACTGGACAAGCATAAAGCGCAGCCGATTATCGTTGTCGACGGTACCGGTATGCAGGCGCAAGATCCGGCCAGCGCGCTGATCAAGGCGGGTTTTGAAAAGGTCTATGTGCTGAAAGACGGCGTCTCCGGCTGGAGCGGCGAGAATCTGCCTTTAGTTCGCGGTAAATAA
- the gpmI_2 gene encoding 2,3-bisphosphoglycerate-independent phosphoglycerate mutase: protein MSVSKKPMVLVILDGYGYREDSQDNAIFNAKTPVMDALWAQRPHTLIDASGLEVGLPDRQMGNSEVGHVNLGAGRIVYQDLTRLDVEIKERTFFSNPTLTGAVDKAVNAGKAVHIMGLLSAGGVHSHEDHILAMVEMAAERGAEKIYLHAFLDGRDTPPRSAKSSLQTLEDKFAELGKGRVASIIGRYYAMDRDNRWDRVEQAYDLMTMAKR, encoded by the coding sequence ATGTCGGTTTCTAAAAAACCTATGGTACTGGTGATTCTGGATGGTTATGGCTATCGCGAAGACAGCCAGGATAATGCCATTTTCAACGCAAAAACTCCGGTAATGGATGCGCTGTGGGCACAACGTCCGCATACCCTGATTGATGCGTCCGGCCTGGAAGTGGGTCTGCCAGATCGCCAGATGGGCAACTCCGAAGTCGGACACGTCAACCTGGGTGCGGGCCGTATTGTTTATCAGGATCTGACCCGTCTGGATGTTGAGATTAAAGAACGCACGTTCTTCTCCAACCCTACGCTGACCGGTGCTGTCGATAAAGCCGTGAACGCAGGCAAAGCGGTTCACATTATGGGTCTGCTCTCTGCGGGCGGCGTTCACAGCCACGAAGACCACATCCTGGCGATGGTAGAAATGGCAGCGGAACGCGGCGCAGAAAAAATCTACCTGCATGCTTTCCTGGACGGTCGCGACACCCCGCCGCGCAGCGCCAAATCGTCACTGCAAACCCTTGAAGACAAATTTGCCGAGCTGGGCAAAGGCCGCGTTGCCTCGATCATTGGCCGTTACTACGCGATGGACCGCGATAACCGCTGGGATCGCGTTGAGCAAGCGTATGACCTGATGACTATGGCAAAAAGGTGA
- the secB gene encoding preprotein translocase subunit SecB: MSEQNNNEMSFQIQRIYTKDVSFEAPNAPHVFQKDWQPEVKLDLDTASTQLADDVYEVVLRVTVTAALGEETAFLCEVQQGGIFSVGGIEGNQLAHCLGAYCPNILFPYARECITSLVSRGTFPQLNLAPVNFDALFMNYLQQQAGEGTEEHQDA; encoded by the coding sequence ATGTCAGAACAAAACAACAACGAAATGAGTTTCCAGATTCAGCGCATCTACACCAAGGATGTCTCTTTCGAAGCGCCAAATGCGCCGCATGTTTTCCAGAAAGATTGGCAGCCAGAGGTTAAACTTGATCTTGATACTGCGTCTACCCAACTGGCAGACGACGTGTATGAAGTTGTACTGCGCGTGACCGTCACCGCTGCGCTGGGTGAAGAAACGGCATTCCTGTGTGAAGTACAGCAGGGTGGTATCTTCTCCGTTGGCGGTATTGAAGGTAATCAGCTGGCGCATTGCCTGGGTGCATACTGCCCGAACATTCTGTTCCCGTATGCTCGCGAATGCATCACCAGCCTGGTATCACGCGGTACATTCCCGCAATTGAACCTTGCGCCAGTTAACTTTGATGCGCTGTTCATGAACTATCTGCAGCAGCAAGCTGGCGAAGGTACTGAAGAACATCAGGATGCCTGA
- the grxC gene encoding Glutaredoxin 3 (Grx3) yields the protein MANIEMYTKATCPFCHRAKALLSSKGVTFQELPIDGDAAKREEMIKRSGRTTVPQIFIDAQHIGGCDDLYALDARGGLDPLL from the coding sequence ATGGCCAATATCGAAATGTACACCAAAGCGACCTGCCCGTTCTGCCATCGCGCGAAAGCGCTGCTGAGCAGCAAAGGCGTCACCTTTCAGGAACTGCCTATCGATGGCGACGCGGCAAAACGTGAAGAGATGATCAAACGTAGTGGCCGTACGACGGTTCCGCAGATTTTTATTGATGCGCAGCACATTGGCGGCTGTGATGACTTGTATGCGCTTGATGCACGTGGTGGGCTTGATCCCCTGCTGTAA
- the gpsA gene encoding NAD(P)H-dependent glycerol-3-phosphate dehydrogenase has protein sequence MSTVNASMTVIGAGSYGTALAITLARNGHEVVLWGHDPKHIATLQHDRCNIAFLPDVPFPDSLHLESDLATALAASRNILVVVPSHVFGQVLHQIKPLMRADARIVWATKGLEAETGRLLQDVAREVLGDDIPLAVISGPTFAKELAAGLPTAISLASTDQTFSDDLQHLLHCGKSFRVYSNPDFIGVQLGGAVKNVIAIGAGMSDGIGFGANARTALITRGLTEMSRLGEALGADPATFMGMAGLGDLVLTCTDNQSRNRRFGMMLGQGMDVMGAQEKIGQVVEGYRNTKEVRELAHRFGVEMPITEEIYQVLYCGKNAREAALTLLGRSRKEERSSS, from the coding sequence ATGAGTACAGTTAATGCGTCAATGACTGTGATCGGTGCCGGCTCGTACGGCACCGCTCTTGCTATTACCCTGGCAAGAAATGGTCACGAAGTGGTGCTTTGGGGCCACGATCCCAAACATATCGCGACGTTACAGCACGATCGCTGTAATATTGCGTTCCTTCCTGATGTTCCTTTCCCTGATTCGCTGCACTTAGAAAGCGATCTCGCCACGGCGCTTGCTGCCAGCCGCAATATCTTAGTTGTCGTGCCAAGCCATGTGTTTGGTCAGGTGCTGCACCAGATCAAGCCGCTGATGCGTGCTGATGCGCGCATTGTGTGGGCAACGAAAGGGCTGGAAGCGGAAACGGGACGTCTGTTGCAGGATGTGGCCCGTGAAGTGCTGGGTGATGATATTCCGCTGGCGGTGATCTCCGGACCGACGTTTGCCAAAGAGCTGGCCGCTGGCCTGCCGACGGCAATTTCTCTGGCTTCAACCGATCAAACCTTCTCCGACGATCTTCAGCATTTGCTGCACTGTGGCAAAAGCTTCCGCGTCTACAGCAACCCGGATTTTATCGGTGTACAGCTGGGCGGTGCGGTGAAGAACGTTATCGCGATCGGCGCGGGTATGTCTGACGGTATCGGCTTTGGCGCGAATGCGCGTACGGCATTGATCACCCGTGGACTGACAGAGATGTCGCGTCTTGGCGAAGCGTTGGGTGCCGATCCCGCCACCTTTATGGGGATGGCTGGCTTGGGCGATCTGGTGCTGACCTGTACCGACAACCAGTCTCGTAATCGCCGCTTTGGCATGATGCTCGGACAGGGCATGGATGTGATGGGCGCGCAGGAAAAGATTGGTCAGGTGGTCGAAGGCTATCGCAATACCAAAGAAGTTCGGGAATTGGCGCACCGTTTTGGTGTCGAAATGCCAATAACCGAGGAAATTTATCAGGTATTGTATTGCGGAAAAAATGCGCGCGAGGCAGCATTGACCTTATTAGGTCGCTCACGCAAGGAAGAGCGCAGCAGTAGCTAA
- the lldD gene encoding L-lactate dehydrogenase, with amino-acid sequence MIISAASDYRAAAQRILPPFLFHYIDGGAYSEYTLRRNVQDLSEVALRQRVLKNMSDLSLETTLFNETLSMPVALAPVGLCGMYARRGEVQAAAAADAKGIPFTLSTVSVCPIEEVAPTIKRPMWFQLYVLRDRGFMRNALERAKAAGCSTLVFTVDMPTPGARYRDAHSGMSGANAAMRRYWQAVTHPQWAWDVGVNGRPHDLGNISAYLGKPTGLEDYIGWLANNFDPSISWKDLEWIREFWDGPMVIKGILDPEDARDAVRFGADGIVVSNHGGRQLDGVLSSARALPAIADAVKGDIAILADSGIRNGLDVVRMIALGADSVLLGRAYLYALATHGQAGVANLLNLIEKEMKVAMTLTGAKTISEISKDSLVQELSRVPAALAPLAQGSAA; translated from the coding sequence ATGATTATTTCCGCAGCCAGTGACTATCGCGCAGCGGCGCAGCGCATCCTGCCCCCGTTCCTGTTCCATTACATTGACGGCGGTGCCTATTCGGAATACACCCTGCGTCGCAACGTGCAAGATTTGTCAGAGGTGGCTCTGCGCCAGCGCGTGCTGAAAAATATGTCAGATCTGAGCCTTGAGACAACACTCTTCAACGAGACGCTGTCGATGCCCGTAGCCCTTGCGCCCGTTGGATTGTGCGGTATGTATGCGCGCCGTGGTGAGGTCCAGGCTGCGGCTGCGGCTGATGCGAAAGGGATCCCATTTACCCTTTCAACCGTGTCCGTTTGCCCGATTGAAGAAGTTGCACCCACCATCAAGCGCCCAATGTGGTTCCAGCTGTACGTGCTGCGTGACCGCGGCTTCATGCGTAACGCGCTGGAACGCGCCAAAGCGGCGGGCTGTTCCACGCTGGTGTTTACCGTCGATATGCCGACGCCGGGCGCACGTTATCGTGATGCGCACTCCGGAATGAGCGGCGCAAATGCGGCGATGCGCCGTTACTGGCAGGCGGTGACGCATCCGCAATGGGCGTGGGATGTCGGCGTTAACGGCCGTCCGCACGATCTGGGGAATATCTCGGCCTATCTCGGGAAACCGACCGGTCTTGAGGATTACATCGGCTGGCTGGCGAATAACTTCGATCCGTCGATTTCATGGAAAGACCTGGAGTGGATCCGCGAGTTCTGGGATGGTCCTATGGTGATCAAAGGGATCCTCGATCCGGAAGATGCCCGTGACGCGGTGCGCTTTGGCGCGGATGGGATTGTGGTGTCGAACCACGGTGGACGACAGCTGGACGGCGTGCTTTCTTCTGCACGTGCCCTGCCTGCGATTGCCGATGCGGTGAAAGGGGATATTGCGATCCTGGCCGACAGCGGCATTCGTAACGGACTGGACGTGGTGCGCATGATTGCGTTGGGCGCAGACAGCGTGCTGCTGGGGCGGGCGTATCTGTACGCGCTGGCGACGCACGGCCAGGCAGGTGTGGCCAATCTGCTGAATCTGATCGAGAAAGAGATGAAAGTGGCGATGACCCTGACCGGCGCGAAGACCATCAGTGAAATCAGCAAAGACTCGCTGGTACAGGAGTTGAGCCGAGTTCCTGCGGCGCTGGCACCGCTCGCGCAGGGGAGTGCGGCGTAA
- the envC gene encoding peptidase M23, whose amino-acid sequence MRGKAIFSITWVVKLLRFSVRPLLYASALSAGVLLCATSAHADDRDQLKSIQADIAAKERAVRQQQQQRASLLAQLKQQEEAISAAARKLRETQNTLSLLNKQIDEMNASIAKLERQRDAQERNLAAQLDAAFRQGEHTGIQLILSGEESQRGQRLQAYFGYLNKARQETIAQLKQTREEVNTQKAELEEKQTQQQTLLYDQQAQQAKLEQARNERKKTLSGLESSIQEGQTQLGEMRANESKLRNSIARAEAAAKARAEKEAREAQAVKDRQQEASRKGSTYKPTESERSLISRTGGLGAPRGQAFWPVHGSILHRYGEQLQGELRWKGIVIGASEGSEVKAIADGRVILADWLQGYGLVVVVEHGKGDMSLYGYNQSALVSVGTQVRAGQPIALVGSSGGQGRPSLYFEIRRQGQAVNPQPWLGR is encoded by the coding sequence ATGAGGGGAAAGGCGATTTTTTCAATCACATGGGTCGTGAAGCTGCTACGGTTTTCAGTCAGGCCTTTGCTTTACGCCAGCGCGCTTAGCGCTGGCGTATTGTTGTGCGCCACATCCGCCCACGCTGACGATCGCGATCAGCTCAAATCGATTCAGGCCGATATCGCCGCGAAAGAGCGCGCGGTTCGCCAGCAGCAACAGCAACGCGCTTCACTGCTTGCGCAACTAAAGCAGCAGGAAGAAGCCATCTCCGCCGCCGCGCGGAAATTACGCGAAACGCAAAACACCCTTTCACTGCTCAATAAGCAAATCGATGAAATGAATGCGTCGATTGCCAAACTAGAACGCCAGCGCGACGCCCAGGAACGTAATCTTGCGGCCCAGCTGGATGCGGCATTCCGTCAGGGTGAGCATACCGGTATTCAGTTGATTCTCAGCGGTGAAGAGAGCCAGCGCGGCCAGCGCTTGCAGGCCTATTTTGGTTATCTTAACAAGGCTCGCCAGGAGACCATCGCGCAGCTTAAGCAGACGCGCGAAGAGGTCAACACCCAGAAAGCGGAGCTTGAAGAGAAGCAAACCCAGCAGCAGACCCTGCTTTACGATCAGCAGGCGCAACAGGCGAAGCTGGAACAGGCGCGGAATGAGCGTAAGAAAACGCTTTCCGGTCTGGAGTCATCGATCCAGGAAGGTCAGACGCAGCTGGGTGAAATGCGAGCCAACGAATCAAAACTGCGCAACAGCATTGCACGTGCCGAAGCAGCAGCCAAAGCACGGGCCGAAAAAGAGGCGCGTGAAGCGCAGGCCGTAAAAGATCGCCAGCAAGAAGCATCGCGTAAAGGTTCAACCTATAAACCGACCGAAAGCGAGCGTTCGCTTATCTCGCGTACCGGCGGACTCGGTGCCCCACGCGGACAAGCGTTCTGGCCCGTTCACGGTTCAATTCTGCATCGCTATGGCGAACAGTTGCAGGGTGAGCTACGTTGGAAGGGTATCGTTATTGGTGCCTCCGAAGGTAGCGAAGTCAAAGCCATCGCCGATGGCCGCGTGATCCTCGCCGACTGGCTGCAGGGCTACGGTCTTGTCGTGGTAGTTGAACACGGCAAAGGCGACATGAGTCTTTACGGCTACAACCAGAGCGCATTGGTCAGCGTAGGCACACAGGTCCGTGCCGGACAACCCATCGCCCTTGTGGGCAGCAGTGGCGGTCAGGGCCGCCCGTCACTCTATTTCGAAATTCGTCGCCAGGGTCAGGCGGTCAATCCACAGCCGTGGTTGGGAAGATAA
- the cysE_1 gene encoding serine O-acetyltransferase, whose translation MPCEELDIVWNNIKAEARALADCEPMLASFYHATLLKHENLGSALSYMLANKLASSIMPAIAIREVVEEAYAADPEMIASAACDIQAVRTRDPAVDKYSTPLLYLKGFHALQAYRIGHWLWNEGRRALAIFLQNQVSVTFQVDIHPAAKIGRGIMLDHATGIVVGETAVIEDDVSILQSVTLGGTGKTSGDRHPKIREGVMIGAGAKILGNIEVGRGAKIGAGSVVLQPVPPHTTAAGVPARIVGKPESDKPAMDMDQHFNGIHHTFEYGDGI comes from the coding sequence ATGCCGTGTGAAGAACTGGATATCGTCTGGAACAATATTAAAGCCGAAGCCCGGGCTTTAGCCGACTGCGAGCCCATGCTGGCCAGTTTTTACCACGCGACGTTACTCAAGCATGAAAATCTCGGCAGCGCCCTGAGCTATATGCTCGCGAACAAACTCGCTTCTTCAATCATGCCCGCCATTGCCATCCGCGAAGTCGTTGAAGAGGCGTATGCCGCCGATCCCGAAATGATCGCCTCCGCTGCCTGCGATATTCAGGCCGTGCGAACGCGTGACCCGGCAGTGGATAAATACTCCACGCCGCTGCTGTATCTCAAAGGTTTTCATGCTTTACAGGCCTATCGCATCGGCCACTGGCTGTGGAACGAAGGCCGCCGTGCGCTGGCTATTTTCCTGCAAAATCAGGTGTCCGTGACGTTCCAGGTGGATATCCACCCGGCAGCGAAAATTGGTCGCGGCATCATGCTTGACCACGCCACCGGCATTGTCGTCGGTGAGACGGCGGTTATCGAAGATGACGTGTCAATTCTGCAATCCGTGACCCTTGGTGGTACCGGCAAAACCAGTGGCGATCGCCATCCCAAAATTCGCGAAGGCGTGATGATTGGCGCGGGCGCGAAAATTCTCGGCAACATTGAAGTCGGACGCGGTGCGAAAATTGGCGCAGGCTCGGTTGTGCTTCAACCTGTTCCGCCGCACACCACCGCCGCGGGTGTTCCAGCGCGCATCGTGGGCAAACCCGAGAGCGATAAACCGGCGATGGATATGGATCAGCATTTCAACGGCATTCACCATACCTTTGAGTATGGTGACGGTATCTAG
- a CDS encoding glycosyl transferase family protein gives MLKLTVCLLTCNSARLLREVMPPLLTVADEFIVVDSGSTDSTLAICREYGLSVHHHPYAMHGAQMNYAIDLATHDWVLCMDSDEIMDAETVDFILALKAGEAPAANSAWRIARYWYVLGEEVRTIYPISSPDYPVRLFNRTRARFNYRPVDDKVEGNVQTTKMPGRVRHDTFYTLHEVFNKLNSYTSRLVKYQKVRPSIGRGVISATGAFFKWYLFSGAWRQGKVGVVTGLYAVSYSFLKYFKAWYLDQDKEQEESTAEKPVDSHLIE, from the coding sequence ATGCTCAAGCTTACCGTTTGTTTATTGACCTGTAATTCCGCGCGTTTGCTTCGCGAAGTCATGCCTCCGTTACTGACCGTGGCGGACGAATTTATTGTGGTGGATTCCGGAAGTACCGATTCGACTCTGGCTATTTGTCGAGAGTACGGCCTTTCCGTTCATCATCATCCTTACGCTATGCACGGCGCGCAGATGAATTATGCGATTGATTTGGCAACGCATGATTGGGTGCTGTGCATGGACAGCGATGAAATCATGGATGCCGAAACGGTCGATTTCATTCTGGCACTGAAAGCGGGCGAAGCGCCTGCGGCCAACAGTGCCTGGCGTATCGCACGTTACTGGTATGTATTGGGTGAAGAAGTGCGAACGATTTACCCCATTTCCTCGCCGGATTATCCGGTACGCCTGTTCAATCGCACGCGGGCGCGATTCAATTACCGTCCGGTAGATGACAAAGTTGAAGGCAATGTGCAGACCACCAAAATGCCGGGACGCGTGCGGCATGACACGTTTTACACGCTTCATGAAGTCTTTAATAAGCTGAATAGCTACACGTCGCGGCTGGTGAAATACCAGAAAGTGAGGCCGTCTATCGGGCGCGGGGTGATCAGCGCCACGGGTGCATTTTTCAAATGGTATCTGTTCAGCGGCGCATGGCGACAAGGGAAAGTGGGGGTCGTGACGGGGCTGTACGCGGTCTCATACAGTTTTTTGAAATATTTTAAGGCCTGGTATCTGGATCAGGATAAAGAACAAGAAGAGTCCACGGCAGAAAAGCCCGTGGATTCTCATCTCATCGAATGA